A region from the Schistocerca serialis cubense isolate TAMUIC-IGC-003099 chromosome 1, iqSchSeri2.2, whole genome shotgun sequence genome encodes:
- the LOC126457460 gene encoding U5 small nuclear ribonucleoprotein 40 kDa protein, with product MEVKRKAEDMALVPDSKRSKSELVSSKGTSMVPSDIPRTSSLFAPIMLLEGHQGEIFSVEFHPEGQYLASAGFDRQIFLWKVYGECENISLMAGHTGAIMEVHFSTDGNTLYTASTDCTVGVWDIESGVRTKKLKGHSTFVNSCHSARRGPALVCSGSDDCTVKVWDPRKRGQCTTLTNQYQITAVTFSDTAEQVLCTGLDNDIKVWDLRKNSVLYKLKGHTDTVTGLSLSPDGSYVLSNSMDNTVRIWDVRPFAPQERCVKILSGHQHNFEKNLLRCAWSPDGSKVSAGSADRYVYIWDTTSRRILYKLPGHNGSVNDVDFHPKEPIILSGASDKMIYLGEIE from the coding sequence ATGGAAGTGAAAAGGAAAGCTGAAGACATGGCATTGGTGCCAGATTCAAAACGATCTAAAAGTGAACTAGTGTCGAGTAAAGGTACCAGCATGGTACCAAGTGACATTCCGAGAACATCGAGTTTGTTTGCGCCTATTATGTTGCTGGAGGGACATCAGGGAGAAATTTTCTCGGTAGAGTTTCACCCGGAGGGCCAATATCTGGCTTCTGCTGGCTTTGATCGGCAGATCTTTTTATGGAAAGTTTATGGAGAATGTGAGAATATTTCTCTTATGGCTGGACATACAGGAGCAATAATGGAGGTCCACTTTTCTACAGATGGAAATACACTTTATACTGCAAGTACAGATTGCACAGTGGGAGTTTGGGACATTGAAAGTGGCGTTCGCACAAAGAAACTCAAAGGTCATTCTACGTTTGTAAATTCGTGCCATTCTGCAAGGCGTGGACCTGCTTTGGTTTGTAGCGGTTCCGACGATTGCACTGTAAAAGTATGGGATCCCCGAAAACGTGGTCAGTGTACAACACTCACAAACCAATATCAGATAACAGCAGTTACATTCAGTGATACAGCAGAACAAGTTCTGTGCACCGGGCTAGACAATGATATCAAAGTCTGGGATTTGAGGAAGAACTCAGTGCTGTATAAACTCAAAGGGCACACAGATACTGTCACCGGTCTGTCACTCTCACCTGACGGCTCCTATGTTTTATCGAATTCAATGGATAATACAGTTCGCATATGGGATGTGCGTCCTTTTGCTCCCCAAGAACGTTGCGTGAAAATTTTATCGGGGCACCAACATAATTTTGAAAAGAATCTTCTGCGCTGTGCTTGGTCTCCAGATGGATCAAAAGTGTCTGCCGGCTCAGCTGATCGTTATGTTTATATATGGGATACAACATCGAGAAGAATTTTGTATAAACTTCCAGGACATAATGGCAGTGTAAATGACGTAGATTTTCATCCCAAAGAACCGATAATTCTTTCTGGCGCAAGTGATAAAATGATATATCTGGGAGAAATCGAATGA